The DNA sequence GTCGCAGTTGAAATAGGAATCGGCGAACACCGCGCAGCCCACCGGGGCTACTCCCACCGTTCTTTCCCGGATGCCCAGCTCGTCCATGCATTCGGCCACTAACCGGTGAACGATGCCGTGCCCACAGCCGGGGCAGTAATGCATTTTCATGTCAACTAGACTCTGGGGCTTTTTATTCAGCAGCTCCATTATTTACGCCCTCCCTTCTTTTTAGCCGCCTTGGTACGTTTGACGTTTGGCGTGGAACGTTTAACGGGCCGGGCTTTGGGTGGCTTGGCCGGCTTGGTTTTGACAGCTTTTTTGGAAACCTTGACCTTTCTCTTCTTGACCTGCTTCTTGGCGGCCGGCTTGGTTTTTGGGGCCGGTGCTTGCACCGAGCGAAGTTGAGGTGTAGCAGCCGCTTTTTTGACTGGTCCGGCGGTTTTGATCTCTTTATAAACTTTCTCTATCTCGGCAAAGACTTCTTCGCTGGCGGGAATTCCGGCCGGCCGGGCATACAGGTCCACCACAGCCTGCCCATTGATGGCTAGACGGACGTCCTGCACGAACTGGCCCATGCTCATCTCCACCACTAAGAAGTTCCTGACCTTTTTGGCCATTTGAGACAATGCCTGGCTGGGGAAGGGCCACAGGGTGATGGGCCGGAACAGCCCTGCCTTAAACCCTTTGTCCCGCGCCATTTTCATGGCGGCCGAAACTATCCGGGAAGAAGTGCCGTAGGCCACGATCACCAGATCGGCGTCCTGGCAGTTGCGGGTTTCGTATAGAACCTCCCTGGCTTCGATCTCCTGATATTTTTCCATCCGCCTGAGGTTGATCTTCTCCAGTTCGCCCTCCC is a window from the candidate division TA06 bacterium genome containing:
- a CDS encoding 3-methyl-2-oxobutanoate dehydrogenase subunit VorB, yielding MGEKILMKGNEALAEGAVRAGCRFFSGYPITPQNEVPEYMSWRLPEVGGTFIQAESEVAAINMIYGAAATGIRCMTSSSSPGISLKQEGISYCAGADLPFFFANVVRGGPGLGNIAASQGDYYQSVRGGGHGDYRTIVLAPNSVDEMGNFPKKCYELAEKYRMPAMILADGILGQMMEPVEFKFETVDPKSLKEKGWELGVDNGRGKRIVRSYDLREGELEKINLRRMEKYQEIEAREVLYETRNCQDADLVIVAYGTSSRIVSAAMKMARDKGFKAGLFRPITLWPFPSQALSQMAKKVRNFLVVEMSMGQFVQDVRLAINGQAVVDLYARPAGIPASEEVFAEIEKVYKEIKTAGPVKKAAATPQLRSVQAPAPKTKPAAKKQVKKRKVKVSKKAVKTKPAKPPKARPVKRSTPNVKRTKAAKKKGGRK